In one window of Hymenobacter nivis DNA:
- the mgrA gene encoding L-glyceraldehyde 3-phosphate reductase, producing MPPQYLPAADRYQALPYRRCGKSGLKLPAISLGLWHNFGDVDALATGRQTLHLAFDNGITHFDLANNYGPPPGSAELNFGKVLAQDFAAYRDELIISTKAGYGMWEGPYGEWGSRKYLLASLDQSLKRMGLEYVDIFYHHRPDPDTPLEESMGALAHAVRQGKALYVGLSNYGPEEAQKAIGLLREMGTPCLIHQPKYSMLVRDPEAGLLDVLGAEGVGCIPFSPLAQGLLSDKYLQGIPDDSRAASSTGFLQREQVTPTVVAQLQQLNTVAQARGQSLAQMALAWLLKDDRVTSVLVGASRPAQLADSLHCLQNLNFSADELARIEQILQKPADTAAA from the coding sequence ATGCCTCCCCAATACCTCCCCGCTGCGGATCGCTACCAAGCCCTACCCTACCGCCGCTGCGGCAAAAGCGGCCTCAAGCTGCCCGCCATTTCGCTGGGCCTCTGGCACAACTTCGGCGACGTGGACGCGCTGGCCACCGGCCGCCAAACCCTGCACCTGGCCTTCGATAACGGCATCACCCACTTCGACCTGGCCAACAATTACGGCCCGCCCCCCGGCTCGGCCGAGCTGAACTTTGGCAAGGTGCTGGCCCAGGATTTTGCCGCGTACCGCGACGAGCTCATCATTTCCACCAAGGCCGGCTACGGCATGTGGGAGGGCCCCTACGGCGAGTGGGGTTCGCGCAAGTACCTGCTGGCCAGCCTCGACCAAAGCCTCAAGCGCATGGGCCTGGAGTATGTCGATATCTTCTACCACCACCGGCCCGACCCCGACACGCCGCTGGAAGAAAGCATGGGGGCCCTGGCCCATGCTGTGCGCCAGGGCAAGGCCCTGTACGTAGGCCTATCGAACTACGGGCCCGAGGAGGCCCAAAAGGCCATTGGCCTGCTGCGCGAAATGGGCACGCCCTGCCTCATCCACCAGCCCAAGTACTCCATGCTGGTGCGCGACCCCGAGGCCGGCCTGCTCGACGTGCTGGGCGCGGAAGGTGTGGGCTGCATCCCATTCTCGCCCCTGGCCCAGGGCCTGCTGTCGGACAAGTACTTACAGGGTATCCCCGACGACTCGCGGGCGGCTAGCAGCACGGGCTTTTTGCAGCGCGAGCAGGTGACGCCCACCGTGGTGGCCCAGCTCCAGCAGCTGAATACGGTAGCTCAGGCCCGCGGCCAGAGCCTGGCCCAAATGGCCCTGGCCTGGCTGCTGAAGGACGACCGGGTGACCTCCGTGCTGGTAGGAGCCAGCCGCCCCGCCCAGCTCGCCGACTCGCTGCACTGCCTCCAGAACCTGAATTTCAGCGCCGACGAACTGGCCCGCATCGAGCAGATTTTGCAGAAGCCAGCGGACACAGCCGCGGCTTAA